aactgaaacattttgggAAAAAGAGTTTAGCTTTCCTGTAAAGAGTTAGTTTGCTTGCAGAAAACAAAGTTGCTGGCAGCAGCTGGGTTtgctgaacaaaataaaaatcagcaacGTCTGCAGATTATTAACAAAAATCTGcacaaaatgctgaaaataaaccaaacctGAAGCATAAAGACAGAACCTCAAAGCATTCAGACCCCGTGGACATGAAGAGAAATCCATACCAGGTttgctgtatattttttaaataaaaatctaaagaaatgtcacatgcaaaagtattcaacccGCTTAACTCAGGCTGACCTCTATATTTCTCCTAGGGTCAAAGTTGACCTTCCAGCAGGATGACCCCACAAAGCACACACCCCAAAAATGACCAATAAGAAGCTGGTTCTGCAAAGTATCGACTCAAAGAGACTTAATGCAGATTCACAACAAACTgtagtttgtttctgttctcacAGACAAAAAgaggagtgaatacttttggaaaacTCAACAGTGAGGCGGTTAGTCAGACGTACTGGCAGCATCATGAGAGCTGTGCCAGATCTTCTCCTTTCAATCAGGAAAAATGTGTCTTTCTAAAATCAGACATTTCCTTTAAGCAtcgaaaacaataaaaatctgctgCATCCAACAGAACCCAAAATCATTTgataaaagtttaactttaaagcaggactggaaagaaaaaacaaaaacacaacaaatacatACATATAGAGGCCTCAGCCGTTGCCTTGGATACACAAAGTAAATCCTCTTTATAAGGTTTCATCAAACGACTTTTCACGGGGCGTGTGCCAAAAAACAATTCTTGATTCTCCTTTATGATGATTTagaatcaatttaaaattttttgtaaaatttgctGTCCATCAGCCTCCATTTTTGTAACTAAACAGGAAGTTCTGACATCGCCATGGAGATGATACTGAGACGTGTTCATGCACAGAAAGCACCATAATATagagaaaactacaaaaaatgaAGGCGAGAGATTCAACCGGCTCCGTCTTCACTGAAGGAAAACATTCTGGTTTTTCCCGAATTCCCAGGAAGTCTAGCTGGTTTTTGTATCTGCAGAGGCAACATGAATACGGAGCGCTAATCCAGCCAGTGAGGAATTATCAGTACATAACTATTAAAACACTGTCAATTGGCTAAAAATTGCTGGATGGAAACTGAAACGCTGTCGTTCTCGGAAGAGACTGTCCGCAGAAAGGGGGCGCTCtctttgtaaaagcaaaacaaaagatgCAGGAAGGGAGTGATTGTGTCTAAGCAtggattaatatttaaaatgtaataaatgtgaaaaagaatgTTAATGTCTCCATTTGTCTTTCTGCCTTGCAAAGCCGACTGGAGTAGATGATGAGGATCAGAAATCAGTCTAATTCATGAATAATTgctttgaaaatcaaaaatcGGAATCGAATCCTGAATGGGAGGGTCAAAGATTCCCATCACTGCTTTTAATATCACAAATGAGTAAATTTAGTTTCTGGACAAATGTAGACTGTTGAGTCCAAACTCCAAGTGAAACAGTAAGCATTTAAAGAGAACTGCCATGCAAAATTACACatgcaaagagagaaaaccttCAACCCTAGAATGAAAGGTGGATCACTTTGATGctgtgttttattcataaacTGCTACGTGACGGAAGTGTGACTACAGAGAACATGCAGGACCAATTATCTAGATGCAGAGGCGTGAGAAGGTCAGCAGGTTCTCTAGCATGTTACCTGCGGGCTAAGGAGGCTCTCCCTCGCCTTAGTTGTGGGGAGAATGTCGGTACTGAGGCAGAAGGCTGCTGACAATCTACAAAAAACTGATAAATTAGACAGATATATAGAGTGGTGACACTCGAGGTTagagaacaaaagcaaaacaggagGATTAGTTCACACTGAACACTTCAGACAAACATTTATGAAACAACTGCTGCTTGAATAAAAGCTTCAGCATGAACTGGAACCAGTTACTGGCACACAAACAGCTGATTCTACCCTGCTTTggaataaaacacatgaagaagaCATAATCCaacactgccatctagtggtgtAGATTTGTTACTCTGGACCAGGATAGACTGAGGAGTCATCCTCAAAACAGCAGATGAGCCATGAAACACATGGTAGTTATAATTAACATAAGTTATGTTGatgtgaaataaatcatttctgctgttAGTTCCTAAATCTTCCTCAAGGAGGTGCTGTGAGTCACAAAACATAAACTGCTTCTGCAGCCATTTTTGGTTCCTGGTTGTTATGTTTTCAAATATTGAGTATCAAAATACAGAACAACATTCAGGCTGAAAATACTGACATGTAGAAAATACTGATGATTAAGATGAGAAAGTTCTTTATACCAGCTTTCTCATATTTGTCCCTTTACAATAATGTACAAACTGTGAAGTTGAAAGAAACACGTCATagtttgcaattttttttttaaattctgaagatttttttctttttcctgagtCGATACTTTGTAGAATCACATTGTTGCTGCAAGTCTGTGGTTCTAACTTAGCAAAACAATAAGGAGGCATGATAGCCTTACTAATgattcctttaaaaaaacatctggctGTGGTGGCCAATGTTCACTAATCCAAAAATCAGAGATAACGTTTCATTTTGTTGATGGCACTTAGCTTCTGATAAATTAATTCTTCCAGATGAATTCTGAAGTGCTAAATTATTTGGATGTTTTGTAAAGTTTGTAAGTGCAGTTAATTTTGTAGCTAGCGGTGCTCTAGGTTCAGCTTTACCACGGTGTCAGTGTTTCTCTAAACAGTTGCAGAAAGACGGTCGTAACAGAACTGACCCTCAGGTGCAAATCAGAGCCTTTAATTTCTCCCCCACGTGGGGTGAAATTAAAGGTATACACATGACTTACTTTGGGTGGGCTGCTTTTTATCTTGGGCACTTTGGCGCCGCGGCCGCGGTGAACCTGCTCGTGGTCAAACTCCAGGTCCTCCAGCCGCTGCGTCAGGGCCAGTTTCTGCTGGATAGCCATCCTGAGGAGGGAGTTGAGCGTCTTCTTCTCGTCCTCTGCTGCGGCCAGCTGCCTCTGCATCTCGTCCAGCTGGGTGACATACTCATCAcacctgcagacagacagaaggtGAGGAGGTTTGGTCCCTGCAGACCAGGGGAAGCCATTCCTCTGCTGGAGTTCCTCACCTCGTGGCGAACATGGCTCTGAGAGAGGAGAAGGTGGCAGCGTCTTCCTTCAGAGCCTTCAGTTCGTTCCTCAGCTTCATCATGGTCTCCGTCACCACTGACTTTTCATTCTCATACTTGCTCTTCAGGTTAGCCAGGGCATTTTCTGCTGTCTGCAAgaacaaatatttataaatttcaCCGAAGAATATATTGAACTCAGTAATTCTAATTGTTTTGCAaacattcagctgtgcaaacgGCTGGGTGGAcgtagccccgccttcgaggtgaagctcctcctcagagctgcaggttctgagcttctgcctcacagagcagctctgcttcactcagctccttcagactagccagcagcaattagcaaacacatgGTTACTCATTaaaggagctacttctcagtgaaatgctggtaaaaatgttgggttaatagaggagccattttggaatgacttcctgaaggcggagtttcagaaagagcaggagtttttaaagagacagaggcccaatttcaagtcaaattttttaaagttatatttcaTATGGAAAGCATTtgtataacaactgaaggtaattatgctataaaatggaactaTGTCCCTGAAAACACAttatctggaacaaacttccagaaaacagcaaaacagctgaaacactgagtttgttttgattgagACTAAAACCCACATGTTCAGTTACTTTTGAatcataataaatggaacattgatcaacataatTGACgtttattgatgattttaacaaTGATGCTGTTACTGTTTTTTTGATTgttgactgtatgatgttttcaGCATTTGACCTGCATGTTGCAGAAATGTGCTTTGATTTACAATACAACcacttaaaaacaatgacaagtCTTTTTAATAgctattcataaaaaaatgtttagctttACTAAATGAAGGATTTTACCTGTTTATTGGCCTTGAGGACGAGCCGCAGCGTGGCGATCTGCTCCCTCTTGGTGCTGAGCAGCGACTTGAGCTTCAGGATTTCCTCCATGCACGACTCCTTGTCCTTGTCCAGCATGGTGGCCATCTCCCTGGCTGCAGCTCTCTGCCGGGACAGCTGCAGCGAGCGGTCCACGGCCCGCTGCAGATGCTTGATCTGGTCTCGGATGATGGCGTTCAGGTTGTAGATGTTCATGGGCTCCCTCCGCAGGTCGCTGCCCGCGTCCGACGGCACCGGAGACGGGCAGCGGGATATGCTGATGGAGGGCGACCCGCTGACGTTGTGGAGGGGGCTGCTGTGGCAGGACGACGAGTCCGTCACGTTGCCCGCCGTGTTGCCCACCATGTTGCCCACTGCGTTGCTGTGGTGGGCGTCTCTGGACGGGGAGTCCATTGGGCTGCGCAGGGAGTCGGGCGAGCAGGCCGCGGACGCGGCGGCGAGGCGGCGCGCCAGGCGGGGAGACAGGAGCGCCCGTGGATCCTCGGGGCCCTTCAGGCTGCCGCTGCGTGTGGTGCGGCTCTGCCGGTAGTAATCCAGCATGACGCGGTTGGGCGTCTCGTTGTTGCAGAGGCAGACGTGGTGGTAGAGCTGCGCCAGCTCCTCGCTGAAGGTCACCAGCTCGTCCTGCGCTGCGTTCAGCATGCTCTGGCTCTCCGTCGCCGTGTTTGATGCGGCGCGCAGCTCGGCCTCCAGGCCAGCCACGCGCTCCCGGCTCTCACGGTAGCTCCGCTCCAAATGGGAAACCTGAGTTTAATTAAGAAATTGGTGAGATTATGGTAACACTAGAATGGTAATTGTATATATGCTTTATGGCTGCAagtattgattattttagtaatcgactTTTCTGACCTTTAACCAAATAAAACTGGCACATTGTCCAGCCTGTCAGGAATGCTAAAGTTAGCTAGCACAGCCACTGATGATGGCGGATAAACTGTTTTCCTTAATGGGAAGTCTACCAATACAACATTTAGCAGGGAGTACAGGAGgcgactgacagcgctaagcccctccttctggctctgattggttgtttttggtgaatttcttcagacagcTCAGCTCAGGCAGAAGTGGAGAATATTTGATCAGATGAAGAAGTCAGTTTGTGTCTGAGGTAGCGAACCTGCTCAGTCAGCGCCTGGACCCGGTCGTCGTTGTGGCGGTCTCCCTGGCCCTCCACCGCCTGGTTGTACTTCTCCTTTAAGGCTTTGAGCTCGGCCTTCAGGTCGATCACCTCCGTCACCGCCACCTTGTACTTACACTCCAGGATCTCAAACCCGTGGATGTCAGGGTCGAGGCGGCCGTTGGACGACGGCGATGGGGAGCCGCCGTCTGGCTTCTCGCTCTCCTGCGGGTCGTCCAGCTCCTTGTCGGCGTTCAGGTGTTTGAGGGCGTTGACGTGTTCGGTGAGGCGATGGACGCGCTCGTTCTGCTCCGTCAGGGCGCCCTGCGTGTGCTGCAGCTGGGTCTGCGACTCCTGCAGGGTCATCAGCAGACCCGCCTTCTCACGCTCCACCTGCAGGACGGAGGTGGAGAAGGAAAAGTTCTAACttctaaaatgctaaaaatgtgtaacaataaataatttgttgcaCAACCTGAAATATTGACTgcagttctttgtttttacttttttatttaccttgTTTGTCACGGCTACACTGGTCTTGTTCAATGAATTACTTCCTTActgttttgctgtttatttacaCAGAGGCAATGTACAgcatttcataatttttaaaaggaGAGATGTGTAGTTATAGCAAAAGATGCTAACTTCCACCTGAAGTTACTGGACAGGTTGATGTACGACGGCGTGATGGGGCCGTTGTAGACAAAAGAAGGAgtaaatttacaacaaaaaactctgaaatttttagataAACTTCAGAAATTGTCtagaaaaaattggaaatttctcggtacaaaaagtcaaaaatgtgcaagaataatttccaaaatttcttgattcatctcagaaattttctagacaaaatgtgaacatttctgagctcgAAACGtcgtttttcacatttgaatttccaaaagttaaaaattgCCTATCTAAACCTTTTCcagaaaatatgtcaaattaatctcaaaatttcttctagcaaatgtttaacttttctagcttggaaattttttttcaagaaattttCTGAGAGCAATCTTATGGAGCCCCCCAGGGGACCTGgggaagttttttcttttgcgttccctcacAATAAGTTTTGGTTTCCCTCACAATAAGTCTTGCGTTCCATCACAATAtgcttactgcaatatttgctggtctaTTGTCCATACAGTctaatgtcaatttaaaattggACATTAGACAacattaaattttcattttaaacagtgaaaacatgtttattcttAACTATCTGttgcaaaaaactgattgaaaatcgatttattcactGTATGTTTATGTCTATTTGTGTTGAGAAGGACATAAAACGACCCTAAaaaagacacaatcaaaactgtcaaatGATTCATAACTGATAATAACTCACAAAttgtccaaatagtttggatgtatttttttctctttcctatggaaagtttctgtttaaatcacaggtttgtggtgcatttccattctaaagaaaaatatataaaacttcagtTATTTCACGACATATTAAgatacatggaaaaacctcatgAAAACCTTATAAAATAGCAGATTTC
Above is a window of Xiphophorus hellerii strain 12219 chromosome 2, Xiphophorus_hellerii-4.1, whole genome shotgun sequence DNA encoding:
- the bicd1a gene encoding protein bicaudal D homolog 1 isoform X1, giving the protein MAAGGGCGESVDQYRAEVERLTQELAEANREKIRAAECGLAVLEENQALKQKYAELETDQETLRKELEQLQEAFGQAYTNQRKVAEDGETIEETLLQESASKEAYYMGRLLELQTEVTLSRSVTSNAQAENERLNALLQELRESNEMLDLQRSRMREEIKEYKFRETRLLQDYSELEEENITLQKLVSTLKQSQVEYEGLKHEIKVLEEETVLLNSQLEDALRLKDISEGQLEEALDALKMEREQKNNLRKELAHHISLSDSVYGAGAHLALTVTGVEGLKFSEETGSGNVPNGGAIPAANGNMEDSNRCNGHLHHSPVLAKASGDYRAGRKADGLMPDLFSELNLSEMQKLKQQLLQVEREKAGLLMTLQESQTQLQHTQGALTEQNERVHRLTEHVNALKHLNADKELDDPQESEKPDGGSPSPSSNGRLDPDIHGFEILECKYKVAVTEVIDLKAELKALKEKYNQAVEGQGDRHNDDRVQALTEQVSHLERSYRESRERVAGLEAELRAASNTATESQSMLNAAQDELVTFSEELAQLYHHVCLCNNETPNRVMLDYYRQSRTTRSGSLKGPEDPRALLSPRLARRLAAASAACSPDSLRSPMDSPSRDAHHSNAVGNMVGNTAGNVTDSSSCHSSPLHNVSGSPSISISRCPSPVPSDAGSDLRREPMNIYNLNAIIRDQIKHLQRAVDRSLQLSRQRAAAREMATMLDKDKESCMEEILKLKSLLSTKREQIATLRLVLKANKQTAENALANLKSKYENEKSVVTETMMKLRNELKALKEDAATFSSLRAMFATRCDEYVTQLDEMQRQLAAAEDEKKTLNSLLRMAIQQKLALTQRLEDLEFDHEQVHRGRGAKVPKIKSSPPKFFVDCQQPSASVPTFSPQLRRGRASLARSRKFLEDLQEYQAVLSSSRSLLSPCDPRSCMAHQPHPPGT
- the bicd1a gene encoding protein bicaudal D homolog 1 isoform X2 translates to MAAGGGCGESVDQYRAEVERLTQELAEANREKIRAAECGLAVLEENQALKQKYAELETDQETLRKELEQLQEAFGQAYTNQRKVAEDGETIEETLLQESASKEAYYMGRLLELQTEVTLSRSVTSNAQAENERLNALLQELRESNEMLDLQRSRMREEIKEYKFRETRLLQDYSELEEENITLQKLVSTLKQSQVEYEGLKHEIKVLEEETVLLNSQLEDALRLKDISEGQLEEALDALKMEREQKNNLRKELAHHISLSDSVYGAGAHLALTVTGVEGLKFSEETGSGNVPNGGAIPAANGNMEDSNRCNGHLHHSPVLAKASGDYRAGRKADGLMPDLFSELNLSEMQKLKQQLLQVEREKAGLLMTLQESQTQLQHTQGALTEQNERVHRLTEHVNALKHLNADKELDDPQESEKPDGGSPSPSSNGRLDPDIHGFEILECKYKVAVTEVIDLKAELKALKEKYNQAVEGQGDRHNDDRVQALTEQVSHLERSYRESRERVAGLEAELRAASNTATESQSMLNAAQDELVTFSEELAQLYHHVCLCNNETPNRVMLDYYRQSRTTRSGSLKGPEDPRALLSPRLARRLAAASAACSPDSLRSPMDSPSRDAHHSNAVGNMVGNTAGNVTDSSSCHSSPLHNVSGSPSISISRCPSPVPSDAGSDLRREPMNIYNLNAIIRDQIKHLQRAVDRSLQLSRQRAAAREMATMLDKDKESCMEEILKLKSLLSTKREQIATLRLVLKANKQTAENALANLKSKYENEKSVVTETMMKLRNELKALKEDAATFSSLRAMFATRCDEYVTQLDEMQRQLAAAEDEKKTLNSLLRMAIQQKLALTQRLEDLEFDHEQVHRGRGAKVPKIKSSPPKIVSSLLPQYRHSPHN
- the bicd1a gene encoding protein bicaudal D homolog 1 isoform X3, whose product is MAAGGGCGESVDQYRAEVERLTQELAEANREKIRAAECGLAVLEENQALKQKYAELETDQETLRKELEQLQEAFGQAYTNQRKVAEDGETIEETLLQESASKEAYYMGRLLELQTEVTLSRSVTSNAQAENERLNALLQELRESNEMLDLQRSRMREEIKEYKFRETRLLQDYSELEEENITLQKLVSTLKQSQVEYEGLKHEIKVLEEETVLLNSQLEDALRLKDISEGQLEEALDALKMEREQKNNLRKELAHHISLSDSVYGAGAHLALTVTGVEGLKFSEETGSGNVPNGGAIPAANGNMEDSNRCNGHLHHSPVLAKASGDYRAGRKADGLMPDLFSELNLSEMQKLKQQLLQVEREKAGLLMTLQESQTQLQHTQGALTEQNERVHRLTEHVNALKHLNADKELDDPQESEKPDGGSPSPSSNGRLDPDIHGFEILECKYKVAVTEVIDLKAELKALKEKYNQAVEGQGDRHNDDRVQALTEQVSHLERSYRESRERVAGLEAELRAASNTATESQSMLNAAQDELVTFSEELAQLYHHVCLCNNETPNRVMLDYYRQSRTTRSGSLKGPEDPRALLSPRLARRLAAASAACSPDSLRSPMDSPSRDAHHSNAVGNMVGNTAGNVTDSSSCHSSPLHNVSGSPSISISRCPSPVPSDAGSDLRREPMNIYNLNAIIRDQIKHLQRAVDRSLQLSRQRAAAREMATMLDKDKESCMEEILKLKSLLSTKREQIATLRLVLKANKQTAENALANLKSKYENEKSVVTETMMKLRNELKALKEDAATFSSLRAMFATRCDEYVTQLDEMQRQLAAAEDEKKTLNSLLRMAIQQKLALTQRLEDLEFDHEQVHRGRGAKVPKIKSSPPKS